A genomic segment from Armatimonadota bacterium encodes:
- a CDS encoding anion permease: MLPYETWQIALGAVAAFLIGVSKTGVPGIGILVVPLLAAAFGGRASVGTMLPMLIVGDLFAVKWYRQHTQWSRLIELIPWVVVGMALGALALWRLGEAKGGKDLLEPLIGALVLVMLAIHLLRQRWGDRLTPHSSIGVASTGTAAGFATTVSNAAGPIMGIYLTSLQLPKEQFMGTSAWYYFAVNQSKLPIFIGLSLLNPARPIITAHSLLLNLVVIPVIVAGVYAGRWLLPRIPQRLFDSVVLVLAAAAAVKLIIR; the protein is encoded by the coding sequence GTGTTACCGTACGAGACGTGGCAGATAGCGCTGGGAGCCGTTGCCGCCTTCCTCATCGGTGTTTCCAAAACGGGGGTGCCGGGTATCGGCATTCTGGTGGTTCCCCTGTTAGCTGCCGCCTTTGGAGGCAGGGCTTCCGTCGGCACGATGCTACCCATGCTGATTGTGGGCGACCTTTTCGCGGTCAAGTGGTATCGGCAGCACACCCAGTGGAGCCGTCTGATAGAGCTGATACCCTGGGTAGTTGTGGGAATGGCTTTGGGTGCGCTGGCGTTGTGGCGGCTTGGTGAAGCAAAAGGGGGCAAAGACCTGCTGGAACCGCTCATCGGTGCGCTGGTGCTGGTCATGCTGGCGATACATCTGCTACGCCAGCGATGGGGCGATCGCCTGACCCCACACTCGTCGATAGGTGTAGCCTCTACGGGCACCGCCGCCGGCTTTGCGACCACCGTTTCCAACGCTGCAGGACCCATCATGGGAATCTATCTAACCAGCTTGCAGTTACCCAAGGAGCAGTTCATGGGCACGTCCGCCTGGTACTACTTCGCGGTGAACCAGTCCAAGCTGCCGATATTCATCGGGTTGAGCCTCCTCAACCCGGCTCGTCCCATAATCACAGCGCACAGCCTGCTGTTGAACCTGGTAGTGATACCTGTCATTGTCGCAGGGGTGTATGCAGGAAGGTGGCTGCTGCCGCGCATCCCGCAGAGACTGTTCGATAGTGTGGTACTGGTGCTGGCGGCAGCAGCTGCGGTGAAACTGATCATTCGCTAA
- the glnB gene encoding nitrogen regulatory protein P-II — MKRIECIIRPFKLDEVKLALSELGVVGMTVTDVRGRGSNEESREHYRGAGYTIYLPPKVKIEMIVRDEEVEPIVQTILQYARTGEPGDGKIFILPVEDAVRIRTEERGDVVL, encoded by the coding sequence GTGAAACGCATCGAGTGTATCATTCGCCCATTCAAGCTGGATGAGGTCAAGCTGGCGCTGAGCGAGCTGGGTGTGGTCGGGATGACCGTGACCGATGTGCGCGGGCGCGGTAGCAACGAGGAGTCCCGCGAACACTATCGCGGCGCCGGATATACCATCTATCTGCCCCCGAAGGTCAAAATCGAGATGATTGTTCGCGATGAAGAGGTGGAGCCCATCGTGCAGACTATCTTGCAGTATGCGCGCACCGGCGAGCCGGGCGACGGCAAGATTTTCATCCTGCCGGTAGAGGACGCGGTGCGCATCCGTACGGAAGAGCGTGGCGACGTGGTGTTGTAA